Proteins co-encoded in one Chionomys nivalis chromosome 6, mChiNiv1.1, whole genome shotgun sequence genomic window:
- the Tada2b gene encoding transcriptional adapter 2-beta yields the protein MAELGKKYCVYCLAEVSPLRFRCTECQDIELCPECFSAGAEIGHHRRYHGYQLVDGGRFTLWGPEAEGGWTSREEQLLLDAIEQFGFGNWEDMAAHVGASRTPQEVMEHYVSMYIHGNLGKACIPDTIPNRVTDHTCPSGGPLSPSLTTPLPPLDISVAEQQQLGYMPLRDDYEIEYDQDAETLISGLSVNYDDDDVEIELKRAHVDMYVRKLKERQRRKNIARDYNLVPAFLGKDKKEKEKTLKRKITKEEKELRLKLRPLYQFMSCKEFDDLFENMHKEKMLRAKIRELQRYRRNGITKMEESAEYEAARHKRERRKENKNLASSKRGKEDGKDGEFAAIENLPGFELLSDREKVLCSSLNLSPARYVTVKTIIIKDHLQKRQGIPSKSRLPSYLDKVLKKRILNFLTESGWISRDAS from the exons ATGGCGGAGCTGGGCAAGAAGTACTGCGTGTACTGCCTGGCCGAGGTGAGCCCGCTGCGCTTCCGCTGCACCGAGTGCCAGGACATCGAGCTGTGCCCCGAGTGCTTCTCGGCTGGCGCGGAGATCGGCCACCACCGCCGCTACCACGGCTACCAGCTGGTGGACGGCGGACGATTCACTCTCTGGGGGCCTGAGGCGGAGGGTGGCTGGACCAGCCGCGAGGAGCAGCTGCTGTTGGACGCCATCGAGCAGTTCGGCTTCGGCAACTGG GAAGACATGGCTGCACATGTTGGTGCTTCAAGGACTCCCCAGGAAGTGATGGAGCACTATGTCAGCATGTACATCCATGGAAACTTGGGCAAAGCCTGCATCCCTGACACCATCCCCAACCGGGTGACAGATCATACCTGCCCCAGCGGGGGCCCTCTCTCACCTAGCCTCACCACTCCTTTGCCCCCACTGGACATCTCTGTAgctgagcagcagcagctgggCTACATGCCACTGCGTGATGACTATGAGATCGAGTACGACCAGGATGCTGAGACGCTCATCAGTGGGCTCTCTGTGaactatgatgatgatgatgtggagATCGAGCTCAAGCGTGCCCATGTAGACATGTATGTGCGGAAGCTGAAGGAGAGGCAGCGCCGGAAGAACATTGCCCGTGACTATAACCTGGTGCCAGCCTTCCTGGGCAAGgacaagaaggagaaggagaagacacTAAAACGAAAGATCACcaaggaggagaaggagctgCGGCTGAAACTGCGGCCACTCTACCAGTTCATGTCCTGCAAAGAATTCGACGATTTATTTGAAAACATGCACAAGGAGAAAATGCTTCGCGCCAAGATCAGAGAGCTGCAGCGGTACCGGCGAAATGGCATTACAAAGATGGAAGAGTCAGCTGAGTATGAGGCTGCCAGACACAAacgggagaggaggaaggagaacaaAAACCTGGCCAGCTccaaaagggggaaggaagatggCAAAGACGGTGAGTTTGCAGCCATTGAGAACCTTCCTGGGTTTGAGCTACTGTCAGATCGGGAGAAGGTTCTCTGTAGCTCTTTGAACTTGAGTCCTGCACGCTACGTGACTGTGAAGACTATTATAATTAAAGATCACCTCCAGAAGCGACAAGGGATCCCCTCTAAAAGTCGCCTTCCCAGTTATCTGGACAAGGTCCTAAAGAAAAGGATTTTAAATTTCCTCACAGAAAGTGGGTGGATATCCAGGGATGCTTCCTGA
- the Ccdc96 gene encoding coiled-coil domain-containing protein 96: MDSHDGATEGDGGAEQDLTRQPSEIKVSSEPQTTADPPEPGPEPGPESGPESGPEPGPEPETQPETQPETQPVADGPKAEASEGSDDARVEVLESLEAAEATGEAVEAASEDVSQEPESLPEPNPETERESKELDKDEDEEDDEDEEDEEPDRPEKQKDKVKRMKSKESWFRPSLPLTTIVEEAAAPAPRAEKEKSKESERKRGSKDFEAIGRERRKKSKEEHLFPGEEEEEEEDKDRDYDDFEWSADVRKLQEQQLRGELVDQYHALLVERNRYQRYNVYLQQKISDTLRKKGLEAAEPADKSAEPDSPEKEQAYLRYLAMLEELKKQEADDLEWYREEVRELKHQCQEKQARVEKEWRRFQTLKKQVVMQVMGSCRMRGGRQAALREVEQIQALEDKKEKEMSALRLENVQLKQSLVHFETRMKAQEDLAEGLLLIDFEQLKIENQTFNEKVEERNEELLKLRTKVTSNVQIITHVKEKLSFIDTENSCKKAQLLEIEAQVALGRDLLTKTKQARDSLRTDNVKLNQKCGLLGKESLLRDLEEKVDKTKFLNRRLESLKRHHAGLTLSCKGVKQKIREAKAFLPS; this comes from the coding sequence ATGGACAGCCACGACGGGGCCACAGAGGGCGATGGTGGAGCCGAGCAAGACCTGACCAGGCAGCCATCCGAGATCAAGGTCAGCTCCGAACCTCAGACTACGGCTGACCCTCCGGAGCCAGGACCGGAGCCAGGGCCGGAGTCGGGCCCGGAGTCGGGCCCGGAGCCGGGACCGGAGCCGGAGACCCAGCCGGAGACCCAGCCGGAGACCCAGCCGGTTGCGGACGGCCCCAAAGCAGAGGCTTCGGAGGGGAGCGATGATGCGCGTGTCGAGGTCCTGGAAAGTCTGGAGGCCGCTGAGGCTACGGGCGAGGCAGTAGAGGCCGCGAGCGAGGACGTGTCCCAAGAGCCAGAGAGTCTGCCAGAGCCCAATCCCGAGACTGAGCGGGAATCCAAGGAGCTGGACAAGGACGAAGACGAAGAAGACGATGAAGATGAGGAGGACGAGGAACCCGACCGGCCAGAGAAGCAGAAGGACAAGGTGAAGAGGATGAAGAGCAAGGAGTCATGGTTCCGGCCCTCACTGCCGCTGACCACGATCGTCGAAGAAGCGGCTGCTCCAGCCCCacgggcagagaaagagaaatcgAAGGAGTCTGAGCGGAAGCGAGGTAGCAAGGATTTCGAGGCGATAGGTCGAGAACGAcgcaagaaaagcaaagaagagcATCTTTTccctggagaggaggaggaggaagaggaagataagGATAGAGACTACGACGACTTCGAGTGGTCTGCGGATGTTCGGAAACTGCAAGAGCAGCAGCTGCGTGGGGAGCTAGTGGACCAGTATCACGCCCTGCTGGTGGAGCGGAACCGATACCAGCGCTACAATGTGTACCTACAGCAGAAGATCTCCGATACACTACGCAAGAAGGGCCTGGAAGCAGCTGAACCTGCGGACAAGAGTGCGGAACCAGATTCTCCGGAGAAAGAGCAAGCATACTTGCGCTATCTGGCCATGCTGGAGGAACTGAAGAAACAAGAGGCGGACGACCTAGAGTGGTACCGCGAGGAGGTGCGTGAGCTGAAGCACCAGTGCCAGGAGAAGCAGGCCAGGGTGGAGAAAGAGTGGCGGCGCTTCCAGACCCTCAAGAAGCAGGTGGTGATGCAGGTCATGGGCAGCTGCCGCATGCGCGGTGGGCGCCAGGCGGCTCTGAGAGAGGTGGAACAGATCCAGGCGCTGGAGgataaaaaggagaaggagatgagCGCCTTACGCCTCGAGAACGTGCAGCTGAAGCAGAGCCTGGTACACTTTGAAACCAGGATGAAAGCCCAGGAGGACTTGGCTGAGGGACTGCTCCTCATTGACTTTGAACAGCTCAAAATTGAGAACCAGACCTTCAATGAGAAAGTCGAGGAACGAAACGAAGAACTTCTAAAACTGCGCACTAAGGTGACCAGCAACGTGCAGATAATAACCCACGTGAAGGAAAAGCTGTCTTTCATAGACACGGAGAACTCATGCAAAAAGGCACAACTTTTGGAAATCGAGGCCCAGGTGGCCCTAGGAAGAGACCTATTGACAAAGACAAAGCAAGCCCGAGACAGCCTGCGAACTGACAACGTCAAACTGAATCAGAAATGTGGGCTT